Proteins from a genomic interval of Treponema succinifaciens DSM 2489:
- a CDS encoding zinc ribbon domain-containing protein: protein MAEAKRAKYFCEGCGSEVAPNAKFCPKCGRFFAAVRCPNCGHIGTVRNFLKGCPACHYAVTQEELYGISESGKDSEKKQLSRKSRKKIKKAFKIHESSIFSDDVPAWLFVASIIALIVIFAVLFMRCKS from the coding sequence ATGGCTGAAGCAAAACGAGCCAAATATTTCTGTGAAGGCTGCGGTTCAGAAGTTGCTCCGAATGCAAAATTCTGTCCAAAATGCGGACGTTTTTTTGCGGCGGTAAGATGCCCGAACTGCGGCCACATAGGAACTGTAAGAAATTTCTTAAAAGGCTGTCCTGCCTGCCATTATGCGGTAACTCAGGAAGAGCTTTACGGAATTTCTGAAAGCGGCAAAGATTCAGAAAAAAAACAGCTTTCACGAAAATCAAGGAAAAAAATAAAAAAAGCTTTTAAAATCCATGAAAGTTCAATTTTCTCTGATGATGTTCCTGCCTGGCTTTTTGTGGCGAGCATTATAGCTTTGATTGTAATTTTTGCGGTTTTATTTATGAGATGCAAAAGCTGA
- a CDS encoding HAD family hydrolase, protein MVVFFDLDRTLMDFESAENLGIKAVFEKYKNEIHMDFDEFCVQWKKWAQHFFDKYSAGELTFDEQRKGRITKVFELNGNPIKSKDELDSRFSLYWSTYEKEYNLFSDALPALKKLSDTNIQMGIITNGDSENQRSKLKKAGVTDFFSPIVISSEVGISKPDLKIFQKAMELANSSESETWYIGDSLEHDIVPARKLGINTLYLSRKRQGELKIEQKNPLYAEVKDFYEMTEIIENALKG, encoded by the coding sequence ATGGTAGTTTTTTTCGATTTAGACAGAACGTTAATGGATTTTGAATCTGCGGAAAATCTTGGAATAAAGGCAGTCTTTGAAAAATACAAAAATGAAATCCACATGGATTTTGATGAATTTTGCGTTCAATGGAAAAAATGGGCGCAGCATTTCTTTGATAAATATTCAGCAGGAGAGCTGACTTTTGACGAGCAGCGGAAAGGAAGAATCACAAAAGTATTCGAGCTTAACGGCAACCCAATAAAATCAAAAGACGAGCTTGATTCAAGGTTCAGCCTTTACTGGTCAACTTACGAAAAGGAATACAATCTTTTTTCCGACGCGCTTCCAGCATTAAAAAAACTTTCAGATACAAATATTCAAATGGGAATTATAACAAACGGCGACTCTGAAAATCAGCGGTCAAAGCTAAAAAAGGCCGGCGTAACAGATTTTTTCAGCCCGATTGTAATTTCTTCAGAAGTTGGAATCAGCAAGCCTGACTTGAAAATTTTTCAGAAGGCAATGGAGCTTGCAAATTCATCAGAAAGCGAAACTTGGTACATCGGGGACAGTCTGGAGCATGACATAGTCCCAGCCAGAAAACTTGGAATAAACACGCTGTACCTAAGCAGAAAGCGACAAGGAGAACTAAAAATCGAGCAGAAAAATCCGCTATATGCAGAAGTAAAAGATTTTTATGAAATGACTGAAATAATAGAAAATGCACTAAAAGGCTGA
- the alr gene encoding alanine racemase, whose translation MRATRALIHLGNLKNNIIEIKKCLKPETKMCVAVKADAYGHGAVPCARAALEAGADYLSVATYEEGVVLRNAGIASPILMLSLCSPDEVEEVVSAGITPFVFDEEYIELFSSACKKLGIKKFEVHLAVDTGMGRIGCLPSEAGNIALKIKNCGNLVLGGTATHFALSDCVSEKGKSYTKFQFENFLEAINNIKSVGINPGICHCANSATTLDSPDMHLDMVRPGIIVYGYYADEVSKEYLVSKGKNVELKPVMTLESCVSSIRKFEKGKFAGYGCRWEAKSDTNVGVVPIGYADGWFRRFSECGVKVAVNGKNYPICGRICMDQCMIDLGADCTAKRWDKAVLFGDSSDGALQTADDIAHLTGTISYEITCGISKRVPRVFVQ comes from the coding sequence ATGCGTGCTACAAGAGCTTTGATTCATTTGGGCAATTTAAAAAATAATATTATAGAAATTAAAAAGTGCTTAAAGCCTGAAACAAAAATGTGCGTTGCTGTAAAAGCCGATGCCTACGGACATGGAGCTGTCCCTTGCGCGAGGGCTGCTCTTGAAGCTGGTGCGGATTATCTTTCTGTTGCGACTTATGAAGAAGGCGTTGTGCTTAGAAATGCCGGCATTGCTTCTCCTATTCTTATGCTGAGTCTTTGTTCTCCTGATGAAGTTGAAGAAGTTGTTTCCGCTGGAATTACGCCTTTTGTTTTTGATGAGGAATACATAGAGCTTTTTTCTTCCGCTTGTAAGAAACTCGGAATAAAAAAATTTGAAGTTCATCTTGCGGTTGATACTGGAATGGGCAGAATCGGCTGCCTTCCTTCCGAAGCTGGAAATATCGCTCTCAAAATAAAAAACTGCGGAAATCTTGTCTTGGGCGGAACTGCGACTCATTTTGCGCTTAGTGACTGTGTTTCAGAAAAAGGAAAATCGTATACAAAGTTTCAGTTTGAAAATTTTCTTGAGGCAATCAATAATATAAAATCAGTTGGAATTAATCCCGGGATCTGCCACTGCGCTAATTCTGCAACAACTCTTGATTCCCCGGATATGCATCTTGACATGGTTCGGCCAGGAATTATTGTTTACGGCTATTATGCTGATGAAGTTTCAAAAGAATATTTAGTTTCAAAAGGAAAAAATGTAGAGTTAAAGCCTGTTATGACTTTGGAAAGCTGTGTTTCTTCAATCCGTAAGTTTGAAAAAGGAAAGTTTGCAGGATATGGATGCAGATGGGAAGCCAAATCTGATACCAATGTTGGCGTTGTTCCAATTGGTTATGCAGATGGATGGTTCAGGCGGTTTTCTGAATGCGGTGTAAAAGTTGCAGTAAATGGAAAAAACTATCCTATTTGCGGGCGCATTTGCATGGATCAGTGCATGATAGATTTGGGCGCAGATTGTACTGCAAAACGATGGGATAAAGCAGTTTTGTTTGGGGACAGTTCGGACGGAGCTTTGCAGACTGCCGATGACATCGCGCATCTTACGGGTACAATTTCATACGAAATAACCTGCGGAATCTCAAAACGTGTTCCGCGTGTCTTTGTTCAGTGA